AAAGGGTTTTATCTATCTAATACCAATGAGATCATAAATTCAAATTCAGATATTCGTATTCAATTTCCTGAACTTTCGTCAAATGTTTTATTTGGTTCTTCTTCCTATAAATTCAATGAGAACTACTCTATGAGGGCTATTCAGTCCCAAACCGAAATTCAAACCAAAAGTGCAGGTTCTTTTATGCCGGGAATCGGATATGTGTTTTACAGTCTAAGTGGCACAGATGTGATCAAAGATATTGATGGAGAGATTGTTTACAGAGACAATTATTCTGAATACGGCGGTTTTAATGTCTCACTCTTACTTGGTTATTATTACACCTTTGTTCTAAAAAAAAATTGGTATCTCAATGCCTATGGAGTCCCGAGTTTTGGAGTTGATTTTTACCAGACTAAAAACATAAGTCCTGAGGGCACCAATACCACTCATTTCAATGATACATTTATTTCAATAAATTATGGATTTGGCGGAGGGTATAATGGTGATAAATTCTTTTTTGGAATAGAATTTAAAAATCGGTTCACAAATGAAAAATTCAGTGCCAACAGAATAAAAATATCTCCCTCTAAAAATCAATTTAATGTATTTTTTGGCTACCGTTTTAAAACACCAAAAACCGTCAGTGCCCCTGTGGATTACATGGAAAACAAAATTCCCATACTCAAAGATGATTGAGAACTACACGGTATTTTTTTTAATAAAACTTCTCTATTTACTTTCTATTTAGCAACATTTACAACACGTGTCTCCCGAATAACGGTAACTCGAACCTGTCCGGGGTATGTCATATCATTTTGAATTTTTTGGGTAATGTTAAATGATAATTCAGCGGCTTTGGTGTCATCTACTTTTTCACTCTCCACAATGACTCGTAATTCTCTACCTGCTTGTATCGCATAGGCTTTTTGTACTCCATTAAAAGCAAAGGCCACATCCTCGAGCTCCTTGAGTCTCTGAATATAAGAATCCACGACCTGTCGCCTTGCCCCTGGCCTGGCGCCCGAAATCGCGTCACAAACCTGAATTATCGGTGCATACAAGGATTTCATTTCGATTTCATCATGATGTGCTCCAATAGCATTGCACACATCCGCCTTTTCATTGTATTTCTCTGCCCATTGCATTCCTAATATAGCATGTGGTAATTCTGTATCTGTATCCGGAACCTTTCCGATATCATGTAACAGACCGGCTCTTTTTGCAATCTTCGGGTTCAATCCAAGTTCTGATGCCATAATCGCACATAGATTGGCGACTTCCCTCGAATGCTGCAGTAAGTTTTGACCATATGAAGATCTGTACTTCATTCGTCCAACAGTTTTTATCAGCTCCGGGTGTAGTCCGTGAATCCCGAGGTCAATGACTGCCCTCTTCCCTACTTCAATGATTTCCTCATTGATCTCTTTCGTCGTTTTGGCTACGACCTCCTCGATGCGCGCCGGATGTATTCGGCCATCGGTAACAAGCTTATGCAACGACAATCTAGCTATCTCTCGTCTTACAGGATCAAAGCAGGATAAAATAATTGCCTCAGGGGTATCATCTACAATAATTTCAACACCGGTTGTAGATTCTATAGCTCGAATATTTCGTCCTTCTCTACCAATGATCCGCCCTTTCACATCGTCATTCTCAAGATTAAAAACCGATACACAATTGTCTATCGTTTGCTCTACTCCTATCCTTTGAATTGTATTTAATATAATTTTTTTCGCCTCCTGCTGAGCTCCCATTTTAGCCTCTTCTATGGTGCTTTGCATAAAGGCCATAGCGTCACTTTTCGCTTCTTCTTTCAGGGTTTCGACCAATTCTTTTTTTGCCTCATCTGCCGACACACCTGAAATGGTTTCAAGCTGCTCCACCTGTCTTTTATGCAACTTCTCAATCTCCTGGTTCTTTTTCTCAATCAGTTCAAGACGGTTCTGTAATTGCTTGTTTTTTTGATCAAGTGAGTTGTTGAGTTTCTTGTTTCTGTCAAGCTCCTGGGACACTTTTGATTCTTTCTCTCGGATTCTTTTCTCCGCTTCATTGATCTTTTTATCTCTGGAGATGATGACCTTTTCATGTTCCGACTTTAACTCAATAAATTTTTCTTTAGCCTGCAAAATCTTGTCTTTCTTGATTCCGTCAGCCTCTATCTTAGCTTCTTTCAATATCGTGGAAGCCTGCTCACGAACGTTTTTCAGCGTTGATGAAGCCTTCTTCTTTTCTAGTAGTTTAGCAATAAAATATCCCAAAATAAGGGCTACAATTGCTATACTTATGGTTGTTTCTATCATGATATATAAATAAAAAAGCCTACATCGGTTACGGTTTTGTAAACTCCTTTTAACAAGTTTAGGACTAACTTAAAGGTCAAGTATCCAATTTTAAAACGATATAATCGTTTAGTTAGGCACGCTTTTACTTTAAAAACTCATCCTTTTTAATTTGATAGTGTTGAGTTTATTAAACAAATAACTAATGTAGGCAGTAATTGTTTTCTTTAAAAGAACTTATGCAATATGTGAATCCAATAAATTATTCAATTCACTCAGTTTGCTTTCTATTTTTTTCGAATCCTGATCATCATGAACACTTTTAACTTCCTTCTGAGACGCAAACTGCAGGGCACACATTGCTAATACATCCTGTTTATCTCTAACCTCATAATTCTGTTCAAACTGCTTTACCATTTCATTGATATTCTTTACGGCACGTCTTATTCCTTCTTCCTCTCTTTCATCTCGAATAGTCAATGGATAGACTCTGTCTGCTATGGTAACTTTAATTTTCAGAATATTATTCATTTTATATTTCAGTCACTTAATTGAACGATACACTTGTCAATTTCTCGAATCAAGGTATTAATTTTAAGCTTTGTTGCATGTTTGTCTTCTTTGCTGCCTACAATGGTGTTGGCAACCCGAAGTGATTCATATTTTTCTTCCAATGAATTAATTATCTCCTGTTGCTTATTCAACTGTTGCTGAAGGTTATTGTTCTGCTGAAGCAAATTCGTTTTTTCCTCCTGCAAAATAGCCTGCTGACCTAAAATCTTCGTCAATTTGGTTTCAAGGTCATCCACTATTTTCAATAACTTACTCATCAACTCAAAGAATCAAACATAATCAACAAATTTAGGATACCTGACTTTATAAAACAACTATTTTGACATAAAACGATAAAAAGAAGGTCAATTTATTGACAGATAATCACTTAAAATATTCATTTTTTAATATCATGGCTTATTGTTATTTTAGCGCAATTATGCGCAAAAAAATTGTCTTACTTCTTCTTCTGGCTATCAGTCAAAAAATAGCTTCTCAGGCCGAGTATCCTAAGGATTACTTTATCAATCCTTTAGAGATTCCTATGGTTCTTTCCGGGACATTTGGAGAACTTAGAAGTAATCATTTTCACGCCGGGCTCGACATTAAAACACAGCAGGTTGAGGGGCATAAGGTTGTTGCTTCAGCTGACGGCTATGTTTCCAGGATAAATGTCTCACTCTGGGGTTATGGTAATGCACTCTATGTTACACATCCTAACGGTTATACTACAGTGTATGGGCATCTGCAAAAATTTTCACCTGAAATCGATGCATATGTTCGTAAAAAGCAATATGAAAACGAACGTTTTTCCATCAGGCTATATCCAAAATCCAAAGATTTAATAGTCAAAAAAGGACAGATAATCGCTCTGAGCGGAAATTCAGGCAGTTCAGGAGGCCCTCATCTTCATTACGAAATCAGAGATGTAAAATCAAGAACGATGAACCCGATGCTTTTTGGCATTACGGTACCCGATCATAAAAATCCAACAATTCAAAATGCTTACGCATATTCATTAACGGATACTTCCCATGTGAATCAGTCTGCCAACAGTGTCAAAATTGTGTTTAACCGACAATATGACGGAGATCTTTTAGCAAACAAAATATATGCATATGGAAAGATCGGTTTTGGTATAAACGCTTATGACAGGCTGGATGGAGCATTGAACAGAAATGGCTTGTATATACTTGAGATGAGCGTAAACGGAGAAAGAGTTTTTCAATTTGCCGCAGATAAGTTTTCTTTTGACGAGTCGAGGTTTATTAATTCTTATATCGATTATGATAAATACATCAATCAAAAGCAACGTGTTCAAAAATGTTTTGTGGACCACGACATGAACAATTTGAGTCTTTATAAAAGAATCAATGATAGCGGTTATATCAATGTAAAAGACAGTATGGAATATACGGTATCCATCATTGCAAGAGATTTTACAGGAAATAAAACAAAACTGATCATTCCAATTCAGGGAAAAAAAGATTCCGTTATCATACCTAAAAAAGTAGAAGTCACTGATCACTATTTTAAGTCCAAGCAGTCCAACACCATTAAAGATTCTATCATTACCGCCTATTTTCCTGAAAATATTTTTTACGAAGATTTTTATTTCGACTATTCCTTTGAAAACGGTGTGGTAAAATTGCATGACAGCAGCGTTCCCGTACACAAAAATTTCAGGTTAACATTTGATGTTTCTTCCTACAACATGGAAGATGTAAAAAAAATGTATATCGCAAAAAAGAATAAATACGGCAAATTAAACTACGTGAGCACCAAAAGGAAAGACAATACCTTATACACATTAAGTAGATATTTAGGTGAATTTACATTAACTTCTGATAATCAAAATCCTACAATAAAAACTATCGGTTTTGCAGACGGTCAGTGGTTAACTAAATTCAAGACACTGAAAGTTAGAATTCACGATAAGGGATCAGGAAT
This DNA window, taken from Lutimonas zeaxanthinifaciens, encodes the following:
- a CDS encoding DUF4421 family protein is translated as MPLKKGITLMFYARSWLFCVISILFSLVTYSQNDSIASIPIPKDSISYTNDYITDHKKRFNVKLEVGNDISTYEIKENDLDLYLKPNLNLRYAVVFSYKFLSVRIGIRPKISDEQEELKGGSDTFRFRIQALFDNWNHVLEYNIDKGFYLSNTNEIINSNSDIRIQFPELSSNVLFGSSSYKFNENYSMRAIQSQTEIQTKSAGSFMPGIGYVFYSLSGTDVIKDIDGEIVYRDNYSEYGGFNVSLLLGYYYTFVLKKNWYLNAYGVPSFGVDFYQTKNISPEGTNTTHFNDTFISINYGFGGGYNGDKFFFGIEFKNRFTNEKFSANRIKISPSKNQFNVFFGYRFKTPKTVSAPVDYMENKIPILKDD
- the rny gene encoding ribonuclease Y, producing MIETTISIAIVALILGYFIAKLLEKKKASSTLKNVREQASTILKEAKIEADGIKKDKILQAKEKFIELKSEHEKVIISRDKKINEAEKRIREKESKVSQELDRNKKLNNSLDQKNKQLQNRLELIEKKNQEIEKLHKRQVEQLETISGVSADEAKKELVETLKEEAKSDAMAFMQSTIEEAKMGAQQEAKKIILNTIQRIGVEQTIDNCVSVFNLENDDVKGRIIGREGRNIRAIESTTGVEIIVDDTPEAIILSCFDPVRREIARLSLHKLVTDGRIHPARIEEVVAKTTKEINEEIIEVGKRAVIDLGIHGLHPELIKTVGRMKYRSSYGQNLLQHSREVANLCAIMASELGLNPKIAKRAGLLHDIGKVPDTDTELPHAILGMQWAEKYNEKADVCNAIGAHHDEIEMKSLYAPIIQVCDAISGARPGARRQVVDSYIQRLKELEDVAFAFNGVQKAYAIQAGRELRVIVESEKVDDTKAAELSFNITQKIQNDMTYPGQVRVTVIRETRVVNVAK
- a CDS encoding cell division protein ZapA translates to MNNILKIKVTIADRVYPLTIRDEREEEGIRRAVKNINEMVKQFEQNYEVRDKQDVLAMCALQFASQKEVKSVHDDQDSKKIESKLSELNNLLDSHIA
- a CDS encoding M23 family metallopeptidase translates to MRKKIVLLLLLAISQKIASQAEYPKDYFINPLEIPMVLSGTFGELRSNHFHAGLDIKTQQVEGHKVVASADGYVSRINVSLWGYGNALYVTHPNGYTTVYGHLQKFSPEIDAYVRKKQYENERFSIRLYPKSKDLIVKKGQIIALSGNSGSSGGPHLHYEIRDVKSRTMNPMLFGITVPDHKNPTIQNAYAYSLTDTSHVNQSANSVKIVFNRQYDGDLLANKIYAYGKIGFGINAYDRLDGALNRNGLYILEMSVNGERVFQFAADKFSFDESRFINSYIDYDKYINQKQRVQKCFVDHDMNNLSLYKRINDSGYINVKDSMEYTVSIIARDFTGNKTKLIIPIQGKKDSVIIPKKVEVTDHYFKSKQSNTIKDSIITAYFPENIFYEDFYFDYSFENGVVKLHDSSVPVHKNFRLTFDVSSYNMEDVKKMYIAKKNKYGKLNYVSTKRKDNTLYTLSRYLGEFTLTSDNQNPTIKTIGFADGQWLTKFKTLKVRIHDKGSGIKSYRGEIDGQWIRMAYNPKKGILTYDFSDKNLEGTLHNLKVVVTDNVNNSTTFTTTFNKKN